The Triticum dicoccoides isolate Atlit2015 ecotype Zavitan chromosome 6A, WEW_v2.0, whole genome shotgun sequence genome has a window encoding:
- the LOC119315783 gene encoding uncharacterized protein LOC119315783 isoform X1, which produces MEIDLNRDARDGDAERVAAPQSNRAVGVEVVAQEGNGDGGMVAAAEGVGAAPETVGVGAEEGVAPEKNGVGSGGEKEVASEGSGAGAEVGAAVETNGVAVDVWICHQCRQRKTGLTAACRGSKKNGKCTLRYCKNCIRNRYPLIADEVLKEEAWECPKCRNDCNCSKCKKRRGEEPAGPMVHSVKRPKGDLRRIESTDALKDEIVIPRGTLVKRPKGNLRRIESTDALKDEIVIPRGTLVKRPKGNLRRIESTDALKDEIVIPRGTLVTCVAGVEMQPEDVGAAIQFLEFCRSFGEIFQIRKGQSEKIVKDITGDRQLREVSSVVAELHTNLLSVIENGNYKPLKYPKHGDTWIRRLSKYITDSTLHAKDFILDCLSHGLSGYKNLSPSHKLDVLNSLCDEALSSEKLRTRIEAREGVARQKIRAATEKEKELKERQNDMAKTMGGEITGNEEANNIFCQIKEAKEVKQAAMKELEELGCVLRSTPVMVDKGVAYWKLDGYCNNNTNILRQEFDKEATMKNQDKWFMFSEDEQKVVENHVTTRSQRPWRKDNRV; this is translated from the exons ATGGAGATAGATCTGAACCGGGACGCCCGCGACGGCGACGCGGAGAGGGTCGCCGCCCCGCAGAGTAACCGCGCCGTCGGAGTGGAGGTCGTCGCCCAGGAGGGCAACGGCGATggtggcatggtggccgctgcggAGGGCGTCGGCGCTGCCCCGGAGACGGTCGGCGTCGGCGCCGAGGAGGGCGTCGCCCCGGAGAAGAACGGCGTCGGCTCCGGTGGCGAGAAGGAGGTCGCCTCGGAGGGGAGCGGCGCCGGCGCCGAGGTGGGCGCTGCCGTCGAGACGAACGGCGTCGCAGTTGACGTCTGGATCTGCCACCAG TGCCGTCAGAGAAAAACAGGGCTCACGGCAGCTTGCAGAGGGTCCAAGAAGAATGGCAAGTGCACTCTCAGATATTGCAAGAATTGCATACGTAACAG GTACCCTTTGATTGCGGATGAGGTGTTGAAGGAGGAAGCCTGGGAATGCCCCAAGTGCAGGAATGACTGCAACTGCAGCAAGTGCAA AAAGAGGAGAGGGGAGGAGCCAGCAGGACCAATGGTCCATTCTGTCAAGAGACCGAAGGGCGACCTGCGGAGAATTGAGAGCACCGATGCTCTCAAGGATGAAATAGTCATACCCAGAGGTACTCTTGTCAAGAGACCGAAGGGCAACCTGCGGAGAATTGAGAGCACCGATGCTCTCAAGGATGAAATAGTCATACCCAGAGGTACTCTTGTCAAGAGACCGAAGGGCAACCTGCGGAGAATTGAGAGCACCGATGCTCTCAAGGATGAAATAGTCATACCCAGAGGTACTCTTGTGACTTGCGTTGCTGGTGTAGAGATGCAGCCTGAAGATGTTGGTGCCGCCATTCAATTTTTGGAGTTTTGTCGCTCATTTGGCGAG ATCTTCCAAATAAGGAAGGGCCAATCAGAAAAAATTGTCAAAGACATAACTGGAGATCGTCAACTCCGAGAGGTGTCTTCAGTTGTTGCTGAGCTTCACACAAACCTGTTGTCTGTCATAGAAAATGGCAATTACAA GcctttgaaatatccaaaacatgggGATACATGGATAAGAAGACTCAGCAAATATATCACTGACTCGACATTACACGCAAAAGATTTCATCCTTGACTGCTTAAGCCATGGGCTATCTGGATATAAAAATTTGAGCCCTTCTCATAAGCTGGATGTGCTGAATTCTCTGTGTGACGAGGCATTATCATCTGA AAAGTTGAGGACTAGGATTGAAGCTAGAGAGGGTGTGGCCAGACAAAAGATCCGTGCTGCAACCGAGAAG GAAAAGGAGCTAAAAGAAAGACAGAATGACATGGCTAAAACAATGGGAGGAGAAATCACTGGCAATGAAGAAGCTAATAATATCTTTTGTCAAATAAAAGAGGCAAAAGAAGTCAAGCAGGCAGCCATGAAGG AATTAGAGGAACTGGGATGTGTCCTTAGGTCCACGCCTGTCATGGTAGACAAAGGAGTAGCATACTGGAAGCTGGATGGCTATTGTAATAACAATACAAACATATTGCGCCAAG AATTTGACAAAGAAGCTACAATGAAGAACCAAGACAAGTGGTTCATGTTCAGTGAAGATGAACAGAAAGTAGTTGAAAATCATGTAACTACAAG GTCCCAGCGCCCATGGAGAAAGGATAACCGGGTGTGA
- the LOC119315783 gene encoding uncharacterized protein LOC119315783 isoform X2 → MEIDLNRDARDGDAERVAAPQSNRAVGVEVVAQEGNGDGGMVAAAEGVGAAPETVGVGAEEGVAPEKNGVGSGGEKEVASEGSGAGAEVGAAVETNGVAVDVWICHQCRQRKTGLTAACRGSKKNGKCTLRYCKNCIRNRYPLIADEVLKEEAWECPKCRNDCNCSKCKKRRGEEPAGPMVHSVKRPKGDLRRIESTDALKDEIVIPRGTLVKRPKGNLRRIESTDALKDEIVIPRGTLVTCVAGVEMQPEDVGAAIQFLEFCRSFGEIFQIRKGQSEKIVKDITGDRQLREVSSVVAELHTNLLSVIENGNYKPLKYPKHGDTWIRRLSKYITDSTLHAKDFILDCLSHGLSGYKNLSPSHKLDVLNSLCDEALSSEKLRTRIEAREGVARQKIRAATEKEKELKERQNDMAKTMGGEITGNEEANNIFCQIKEAKEVKQAAMKELEELGCVLRSTPVMVDKGVAYWKLDGYCNNNTNILRQEFDKEATMKNQDKWFMFSEDEQKVVENHVTTRSQRPWRKDNRV, encoded by the exons ATGGAGATAGATCTGAACCGGGACGCCCGCGACGGCGACGCGGAGAGGGTCGCCGCCCCGCAGAGTAACCGCGCCGTCGGAGTGGAGGTCGTCGCCCAGGAGGGCAACGGCGATggtggcatggtggccgctgcggAGGGCGTCGGCGCTGCCCCGGAGACGGTCGGCGTCGGCGCCGAGGAGGGCGTCGCCCCGGAGAAGAACGGCGTCGGCTCCGGTGGCGAGAAGGAGGTCGCCTCGGAGGGGAGCGGCGCCGGCGCCGAGGTGGGCGCTGCCGTCGAGACGAACGGCGTCGCAGTTGACGTCTGGATCTGCCACCAG TGCCGTCAGAGAAAAACAGGGCTCACGGCAGCTTGCAGAGGGTCCAAGAAGAATGGCAAGTGCACTCTCAGATATTGCAAGAATTGCATACGTAACAG GTACCCTTTGATTGCGGATGAGGTGTTGAAGGAGGAAGCCTGGGAATGCCCCAAGTGCAGGAATGACTGCAACTGCAGCAAGTGCAA AAAGAGGAGAGGGGAGGAGCCAGCAGGACCAATGGTCCATTCTGTCAAGAGACCGAAGGGCGACCTGCGGAGAATTGAGAGCACCGATGCTCTCAAGGATGAAATAGTCATACCCAGAGGTACTCTTGTCAAGAGACCGAAGGGCAACCTGCGGAGAATTGAGAGCACCGATGCTCTCAAGGATGAAATAGTCATACCCAGAG GTACTCTTGTGACTTGCGTTGCTGGTGTAGAGATGCAGCCTGAAGATGTTGGTGCCGCCATTCAATTTTTGGAGTTTTGTCGCTCATTTGGCGAG ATCTTCCAAATAAGGAAGGGCCAATCAGAAAAAATTGTCAAAGACATAACTGGAGATCGTCAACTCCGAGAGGTGTCTTCAGTTGTTGCTGAGCTTCACACAAACCTGTTGTCTGTCATAGAAAATGGCAATTACAA GcctttgaaatatccaaaacatgggGATACATGGATAAGAAGACTCAGCAAATATATCACTGACTCGACATTACACGCAAAAGATTTCATCCTTGACTGCTTAAGCCATGGGCTATCTGGATATAAAAATTTGAGCCCTTCTCATAAGCTGGATGTGCTGAATTCTCTGTGTGACGAGGCATTATCATCTGA AAAGTTGAGGACTAGGATTGAAGCTAGAGAGGGTGTGGCCAGACAAAAGATCCGTGCTGCAACCGAGAAG GAAAAGGAGCTAAAAGAAAGACAGAATGACATGGCTAAAACAATGGGAGGAGAAATCACTGGCAATGAAGAAGCTAATAATATCTTTTGTCAAATAAAAGAGGCAAAAGAAGTCAAGCAGGCAGCCATGAAGG AATTAGAGGAACTGGGATGTGTCCTTAGGTCCACGCCTGTCATGGTAGACAAAGGAGTAGCATACTGGAAGCTGGATGGCTATTGTAATAACAATACAAACATATTGCGCCAAG AATTTGACAAAGAAGCTACAATGAAGAACCAAGACAAGTGGTTCATGTTCAGTGAAGATGAACAGAAAGTAGTTGAAAATCATGTAACTACAAG GTCCCAGCGCCCATGGAGAAAGGATAACCGGGTGTGA